The following are encoded together in the Cyanobacterium aponinum PCC 10605 genome:
- a CDS encoding sulfurtransferase, with amino-acid sequence MGSTQVTVSAQWLKDNLGRSDLKIIDCRFRLADSQWGYQEYQKSHIENAYYLDLNQDLSDVVQSHGGRHPLPKIDAFTSKLEEFGIIKGETTVIAYDDLRLAFSARLWWLLRYLGHDRIFILDGGWQEWQKLGYPVSNKIPDRVRGSFLPEIRSDLLVDKDYVESRLNFDSTIIIDARSGDRYRGEHEPIDPIAGSIPGAKNIFWQEMTTDDSFLKSEEELTSLWSSYLEYPEIILYCGSGVTACVNLLALFKINISQSKLYAGGWSDWCSYPEHFR; translated from the coding sequence ATGGGTTCCACTCAGGTAACTGTTTCGGCACAATGGCTCAAAGACAACCTCGGACGGTCAGATCTCAAGATCATCGATTGTCGTTTTCGTCTTGCTGATAGCCAATGGGGTTATCAAGAATATCAAAAAAGCCATATAGAAAATGCTTATTATCTGGATTTAAACCAAGATTTGTCAGACGTTGTTCAGAGTCATGGTGGCCGTCATCCTTTGCCCAAAATAGATGCTTTTACCTCGAAATTAGAGGAATTTGGCATTATTAAAGGGGAAACTACGGTCATTGCCTATGATGATCTTCGTTTAGCTTTTTCTGCTCGTTTATGGTGGCTTTTACGTTATTTAGGTCACGACCGCATCTTTATTCTTGATGGAGGATGGCAGGAGTGGCAAAAACTAGGTTATCCAGTTAGTAATAAAATTCCTGATAGAGTTAGAGGCTCATTTTTACCTGAAATTCGTTCTGATTTGCTAGTAGATAAAGATTATGTGGAATCTCGTCTTAATTTTGACTCTACTATTATTATCGATGCTAGATCAGGCGATCGCTATCGAGGAGAACATGAACCCATAGATCCGATAGCAGGTAGTATTCCCGGTGCTAAAAATATTTTTTGGCAAGAAATGACAACAGATGATAGCTTTCTTAAATCTGAGGAAGAATTAACCTCTCTGTGGTCTTCTTATCTTGAATATCCAGAAATAATCTTGTATTGCGGTTCTGGTGTTACTGCTTGTGTCAATCTACTAGCTCTATTTAAAATTAACATTTCTCAAAGCAAATTGTATGCAGGAGGATGGAGTGATTGGTGTTCCTATCCTGAACACTTTCGCTAA
- a CDS encoding LabA-like NYN domain-containing protein, producing MSIFVDGNNMFYAQQKNGWFFDPRKVIDYFSEESGFMLINAFWYTGLKDSQDQRGFRDALISLGYTVRTKILKEYYDDSSGRFSQKANLDIEIVVDMFNTVDQYDRVVLFSGDGDFERAIELLRSKNTHITVVSTDGMIARELRNATDRYIDLNEIRNCIEKKDY from the coding sequence ATTTCAATTTTTGTTGATGGTAATAATATGTTTTATGCACAACAAAAAAATGGTTGGTTTTTTGATCCTCGTAAAGTTATTGACTATTTTTCGGAAGAGTCTGGTTTCATGTTAATCAATGCTTTTTGGTATACAGGCTTAAAAGACTCTCAAGATCAAAGGGGTTTTCGAGATGCTTTAATTAGCTTGGGTTATACCGTAAGAACAAAAATTCTTAAGGAATACTATGACGATAGTTCAGGTAGATTTTCCCAAAAGGCGAATTTAGACATTGAAATCGTGGTGGATATGTTCAATACTGTAGATCAGTACGATCGTGTTGTTTTATTCAGTGGTGATGGTGATTTTGAAAGAGCGATCGAACTTTTACGCTCTAAAAATACTCATATAACGGTGGTTTCTACTGATGGTATGATTGCTAGAGAGTTGCGTAACGCAACAGATAGATATATAGATCTTAATGAGATCAGAAATTGTATAGAGAAAAAAGACTATTAG
- a CDS encoding ATP-dependent zinc protease family protein, which produces MNDHSHHKNLPLIGWREYLSLPELGVEKIKAKIDTGARTSALHAYHIHPYQERDPEGIGGTGRTLIKFQVHPIQRETHTTVSCIAPLLEYRKVTSSGGHATVRPVIITSVQLGDYNWDIELTLTNRDVMGFRMLLGREAIRKRFLVDAGNSFLNKIKKK; this is translated from the coding sequence ATGAATGATCATTCCCACCATAAAAACTTACCTTTAATTGGTTGGAGAGAATACTTATCACTACCTGAATTAGGAGTAGAAAAAATCAAAGCGAAAATTGATACTGGTGCAAGAACATCAGCACTACACGCTTATCACATACACCCCTATCAAGAGCGCGATCCCGAAGGGATCGGCGGTACAGGACGCACCTTGATAAAATTTCAAGTACATCCCATTCAAAGGGAAACTCATACGACAGTTAGTTGTATAGCTCCCTTATTAGAATATCGTAAGGTCACGAGTTCTGGAGGTCATGCCACTGTTAGACCTGTAATTATTACCTCAGTTCAGTTGGGAGATTATAATTGGGATATTGAATTAACCCTAACAAATCGAGATGTTATGGGCTTTCGGATGCTTTTAGGAAGGGAAGCTATTCGCAAACGTTTCCTAGTGGATGCGGGTAATTCTTTTTTAAATAAAATTAAGAAAAAATAA
- a CDS encoding RDD family protein has protein sequence MYSEENQFRRVPKAPFERRAYAFLIDFIIVWIFSSLVTNIFLELVIFVLLWFIFRVIIVQINKGQSLGRWAMDLKIADIRRKRQPSMVSMSKREGVIALIAFTAMIGLKINFKDSLLMVLLLTPIIVDGLTIFSDDEYNQAFHDRLCDTIIIQTRRGFSLDLRLKKLFKEAKETWQKKRKK, from the coding sequence ATGTATAGCGAAGAAAATCAATTTCGTAGAGTTCCCAAAGCACCCTTTGAACGTAGAGCTTATGCTTTCCTGATTGATTTTATTATAGTCTGGATTTTTTCTTCCCTTGTGACTAATATTTTCCTTGAGCTTGTAATATTTGTACTTCTTTGGTTTATATTCAGGGTGATAATTGTACAAATTAATAAGGGGCAAAGTTTAGGACGTTGGGCAATGGATTTGAAAATAGCAGATATACGCAGAAAAAGACAACCTTCTATGGTGTCAATGTCAAAAAGAGAAGGAGTCATCGCCCTAATTGCTTTTACTGCCATGATTGGTTTAAAAATTAACTTTAAAGACTCTTTGCTAATGGTTTTATTATTAACCCCTATTATTGTGGATGGCTTAACGATTTTTTCTGATGATGAATATAATCAGGCTTTTCACGATCGCCTCTGTGATACGATAATTATTCAGACTCGTAGGGGATTCTCCTTAGATTTAAGACTGAAAAAACTTTTTAAAGAAGCAAAGGAAACTTGGCAAAAAAAGAGAAAAAAATAG
- the murD gene encoding UDP-N-acetylmuramoyl-L-alanine--D-glutamate ligase, whose amino-acid sequence MGKVYIIGLGKSGIAAAKILKKNHEEVTIYDSSNSPSLEIIKNDLAKENIVVKLGENLPLNNVQNPDLIVVSPGVPWDIPILEEARRKGIKTIGEMELAWQYLSKTPWIGITGTNGKTTTTALVEAMLKMGGIKTSACGNIGYAACDLALESLDNPLEWVVAEISSYQIESSMDLSPRIGIWTTFTPDHLARHKTLENYHRIKASLLQRSYLKILNGDDPYLHNFGLDLDWKNVYWTSVRGKEYLLGDIEKGVYLEDSWIVAFKELIAPVSLFKMVGKHNLQNLLMATAAARLAGVSKKAIADTISSFTGVPHRLELITNIDGVAYINDSKATNYDAAQVGLDSVASPTILIAGGEAKEGDDTAWINTIKEKCVSVLLIGEAASFFAERFEASGFGQYEIVETMENAVKRARELASDLKAKVVLLSPACASFDQYQNFEQRGENFRQICYDLTQKDN is encoded by the coding sequence ATGGGTAAAGTTTATATTATTGGACTGGGAAAGTCAGGTATTGCGGCAGCTAAAATTCTAAAAAAAAATCATGAAGAAGTAACAATTTATGATAGTTCTAATTCGCCATCTTTAGAAATAATAAAAAATGATTTAGCAAAAGAAAATATAGTTGTTAAATTAGGAGAAAATTTACCTTTAAATAATGTTCAAAATCCTGATTTAATTGTCGTTAGCCCCGGAGTGCCTTGGGATATACCCATTTTAGAGGAAGCGAGGAGAAAAGGTATAAAAACCATTGGTGAAATGGAGTTAGCATGGCAATATTTATCAAAAACTCCTTGGATTGGTATTACTGGGACAAATGGAAAAACTACCACAACAGCTTTAGTAGAAGCGATGTTAAAAATGGGGGGTATAAAAACCTCTGCTTGTGGAAATATTGGCTATGCCGCTTGTGATTTGGCATTAGAGTCTTTAGATAATCCCCTTGAATGGGTGGTAGCTGAAATTAGTAGTTATCAAATAGAATCTTCTATGGATTTATCTCCTAGAATTGGTATTTGGACAACCTTTACTCCAGACCATTTAGCCAGACATAAAACTTTAGAAAACTACCATCGTATTAAGGCAAGTTTATTACAAAGATCCTACCTAAAAATTCTCAATGGGGATGATCCTTATCTTCATAATTTCGGTTTAGATTTAGATTGGAAAAATGTTTATTGGACCAGTGTAAGAGGAAAAGAATATTTATTAGGGGATATAGAAAAGGGTGTTTATCTCGAAGATTCATGGATTGTGGCTTTTAAGGAGTTAATTGCCCCTGTGTCTCTGTTTAAGATGGTGGGAAAACATAATTTACAAAATTTATTAATGGCTACTGCCGCCGCTAGATTAGCCGGTGTTAGCAAAAAAGCGATCGCAGATACTATTTCGTCATTTACAGGAGTGCCTCACCGCCTCGAATTAATTACCAATATTGATGGAGTAGCTTATATAAACGATAGCAAAGCTACCAATTATGATGCGGCTCAAGTAGGGCTAGATTCTGTGGCTTCCCCCACGATTTTGATTGCAGGAGGAGAAGCAAAAGAAGGAGATGATACTGCATGGATAAATACGATTAAGGAAAAATGTGTTTCTGTTTTACTCATCGGAGAAGCCGCTTCTTTCTTTGCCGAGCGGTTTGAGGCTTCTGGCTTCGGACAATATGAAATAGTAGAGACGATGGAAAATGCAGTTAAAAGAGCAAGGGAATTAGCCTCTGATTTAAAAGCAAAAGTTGTTTTACTATCCCCTGCCTGTGCTAGTTTTGACCAGTATCAGAACTTTGAGCAAAGAGGTGAAAACTTCCGTCAGATATGCTATGATCTAACCCAGAAAGACAACTAA
- a CDS encoding SufS family cysteine desulfurase: MTLTYKKTIADEVRQDFPILHQKIHDKPLIYFDNAATSQKPRAVIEALRHYYEYDNANVHRGAHTLSARATDAYEGARDKIAKFINAKSRNEIVYTRNASEAINLVAYSWGLAHLKAGDEIILSVMEHHSNIVPWQIIAQKTEAILKFVELTPSQEFDFNHYQSLLSEKTKLVSLVHVSNTLGCINPVTEIITSAREKGAKVLIDACQSLPHLPIDVQGMDCDWLVGSGHKMCATTGIGFLYGKEELLEAMPPFLGGGEMIADVFLDHFTCGELPHKFEAGTPAIGEAIAFGTAIDYLSNIGMENIHQYEEELTAYLFQQLNEIPNLTIYGNQPTTEGKGRAALAAFNVKDIHGSDLSTLLDHEGIAIRSGHHCTQPLHRYLNISGSARASLYFYNTFAEIDAFIVALKETIDFFTQMN; this comes from the coding sequence ATGACTCTTACTTATAAAAAAACTATCGCCGATGAAGTTCGTCAAGACTTCCCTATTCTCCATCAAAAAATTCACGATAAACCCTTAATCTACTTTGATAATGCCGCAACATCTCAAAAACCTAGAGCGGTGATAGAAGCCTTAAGACACTACTATGAGTATGACAATGCTAATGTCCATCGTGGAGCACACACTTTAAGTGCAAGGGCAACGGATGCCTATGAAGGTGCAAGGGATAAGATAGCTAAGTTTATTAATGCTAAGAGTCGCAATGAAATTGTCTATACCCGGAATGCCAGTGAAGCAATTAATCTAGTTGCCTATAGTTGGGGTTTAGCACATCTCAAAGCAGGAGATGAGATTATTTTATCGGTAATGGAACACCATAGTAATATTGTTCCTTGGCAAATTATCGCTCAAAAAACAGAGGCAATTCTCAAGTTTGTGGAGTTAACCCCTTCTCAAGAATTTGATTTTAATCATTATCAGTCACTACTTTCGGAAAAAACTAAATTGGTTTCCCTTGTTCATGTTTCCAACACACTAGGTTGTATTAATCCCGTAACTGAGATTATTACCTCCGCCAGAGAAAAAGGGGCAAAAGTACTTATTGATGCTTGTCAGAGTTTACCCCATTTACCCATTGACGTTCAAGGAATGGACTGTGATTGGTTGGTTGGCTCTGGACATAAAATGTGTGCTACTACTGGTATTGGGTTTTTATACGGCAAAGAGGAATTATTAGAAGCAATGCCCCCCTTCCTCGGTGGTGGCGAAATGATTGCAGATGTGTTTTTAGATCATTTTACCTGTGGTGAATTACCCCATAAATTTGAAGCTGGAACTCCCGCTATTGGAGAAGCGATCGCATTTGGTACTGCTATTGATTACTTAAGCAATATTGGCATGGAAAATATCCATCAATACGAAGAAGAATTAACAGCTTATTTATTTCAACAATTAAATGAAATTCCTAACCTCACCATTTACGGTAATCAACCCACCACAGAAGGCAAAGGGAGAGCCGCTTTAGCCGCATTCAATGTCAAAGATATTCACGGTAGTGATTTATCAACACTGTTGGATCATGAAGGTATTGCAATCCGTTCAGGTCATCATTGTACCCAACCTTTACACCGTTATTTAAACATTTCTGGCAGTGCAAGGGCAAGTCTTTACTTTTATAACACCTTTGCGGAAATCGACGCTTTTATCGTTGCTTTAAAAGAAACTATTGATTTCTTCACCCAAATGAATTAG
- a CDS encoding SDR family oxidoreductase — protein MKILVIGATGTLGRQIVRHAIDQDYSVRCLVRNRGKAGFLKEWGAELVKGDICEFKSIESALEGVDAVIDAATARATDSLTIRQVDWEGKVNLIQACAKANIKRYIFFSLLNAEKFEDVPLMNIKHCTELFLQESGLDYTIFKIGGFMQGLIGQYGIPILDNQPVWVSGENTPIAYMNTQDMAKFVIKALEIPETVKKTYPLVGSRAWTGDEIIQLCERLSGKTAKISRIPLGLLRFLRGFTRWFKWTRNASDRLAFAEVLASGIALDAPMDEVYETLKIDPQEITTLEAYLQEYFDRIMKKIREIDYEKSKMKKRKKNSFFK, from the coding sequence ATGAAAATATTAGTAATTGGAGCAACAGGGACTTTAGGCAGACAAATAGTCCGTCATGCTATAGATCAAGATTATTCTGTGCGTTGTTTAGTGAGAAATCGTGGCAAAGCAGGATTTTTAAAGGAATGGGGGGCAGAATTAGTTAAAGGGGATATATGTGAATTTAAGAGCATTGAGTCGGCATTAGAAGGGGTTGATGCGGTAATTGATGCGGCAACGGCAAGAGCGACGGATTCTTTAACTATCAGACAAGTTGATTGGGAAGGAAAAGTAAATTTAATTCAAGCCTGTGCCAAAGCAAATATTAAACGATATATATTTTTCTCTTTGCTAAACGCTGAGAAATTTGAAGATGTACCATTAATGAATATTAAGCATTGTACAGAGTTATTTTTACAAGAATCTGGATTAGACTACACTATTTTTAAAATAGGTGGCTTTATGCAGGGTTTAATAGGTCAATATGGTATTCCTATCCTTGATAATCAACCTGTGTGGGTAAGCGGAGAAAATACTCCCATTGCTTATATGAATACTCAAGACATGGCAAAATTTGTTATTAAAGCCTTAGAAATTCCTGAAACAGTCAAAAAAACTTATCCATTAGTAGGTAGTCGTGCTTGGACTGGAGATGAAATAATTCAATTATGTGAACGCTTATCCGGAAAAACCGCTAAAATTTCCCGTATTCCCCTTGGCTTACTTCGTTTTTTACGGGGTTTTACCCGTTGGTTTAAGTGGACAAGAAATGCCTCTGATAGATTGGCTTTTGCTGAGGTTTTAGCCAGTGGTATTGCCTTAGATGCTCCTATGGATGAAGTTTATGAAACCCTTAAAATTGACCCTCAAGAAATTACTACTTTGGAGGCTTATTTACAAGAATACTTCGATCGCATCATGAAGAAAATTCGAGAAATCGATTATGAGAAAAGCAAAATGAAAAAACGGAAGAAAAATAGCTTTTTCAAATAA
- the cobJ gene encoding precorrin-3B C(17)-methyltransferase — translation MKYIFADYHPLHFITTSPEKIEQLEYLNKITQGFLWLPKKIHNDNLSANFYDSSLREHLVNIWSNSKCIVFCLTLGAVTRLIAPLLTNKKTDPAIIVIDPAFEYIICLTGEHQHQGDKLTEILAELLSAKAIITSASSNLNLPAIDSFGYTFGWKKGEGDWTKVSANITQNKPTLIKQESGLNWWCQNLPINHPFIFGEGIKDNSKEGEKREEDFLKQSDDDFAKSIFTEAEKQVQAMVYIGVNKTPRVDIPIVSWHPRGVWVGIGCERDTSPILIENAVNSVLAQYNLEKNAIASLATIDLKADEVGILELAQKWQLPLKTFTSEELNLIDVPNPSSIVEHEVGTKSVAEASALKAGSWSNLPENNFSPTLIAPKQIFKQEGLKGAVTVAIALSNLEYNPRQGKLYLIGTGPGAIEYLTTAAKTALRDAEIIIGYGLYIDLIKPLLHPSQIIETSNITQEKQRAERAIALAQWGLKVAVISSGDCGIYGMAGLVLEILANQNWDGKQPPIQVFSGITAMQSVAAKIGSPLMHDFCAISLSDLLTPWDVIEKRLHAAATGDFITAIYNPRSQTRQQQIITAQNIFLQYRSGNTPVAIARSVTREDESIILTTLEEMLNHPIDMVTTVLIGNSSTKRYHDLLITPRGYLGQC, via the coding sequence ATGAAATATATTTTTGCCGACTATCATCCGCTTCATTTTATAACAACTTCACCAGAAAAAATCGAACAATTAGAATATTTAAATAAGATAACTCAAGGATTTTTATGGCTACCAAAAAAGATACATAATGATAATTTATCCGCTAATTTTTATGACTCTTCTTTAAGGGAACATTTAGTAAATATTTGGTCTAATAGTAAATGTATTGTTTTTTGTTTAACATTGGGTGCTGTTACTCGTTTAATTGCTCCTTTATTAACTAACAAAAAAACTGATCCGGCTATTATTGTAATTGATCCAGCTTTTGAATATATTATTTGTTTAACAGGGGAACATCAACACCAAGGCGATAAATTAACAGAAATATTGGCAGAATTATTATCTGCAAAAGCAATTATAACCAGTGCTTCTTCTAATCTTAATTTACCTGCGATCGATTCTTTTGGTTATACTTTTGGGTGGAAAAAAGGAGAAGGAGATTGGACAAAAGTTAGTGCAAATATTACTCAGAATAAACCTACTTTAATTAAACAAGAATCGGGATTAAATTGGTGGTGTCAAAATCTGCCTATAAATCACCCTTTTATATTTGGTGAAGGGATAAAAGATAATAGTAAGGAAGGGGAAAAGAGAGAAGAGGACTTTTTGAAACAGTCAGATGATGACTTTGCTAAGTCTATTTTTACGGAAGCAGAAAAACAGGTTCAAGCAATGGTTTATATTGGAGTCAACAAAACTCCTAGGGTTGATATTCCTATCGTCAGTTGGCATCCGAGAGGGGTATGGGTTGGTATTGGGTGCGAAAGAGATACTTCCCCCATACTCATTGAAAACGCTGTTAATTCCGTTTTAGCTCAATATAATTTAGAAAAAAATGCGATCGCATCTTTAGCTACTATTGATCTTAAAGCTGATGAAGTAGGTATTTTAGAGTTAGCCCAAAAATGGCAATTACCGTTAAAAACCTTTACATCTGAGGAGTTAAATTTAATTGATGTGCCTAATCCTTCTAGTATTGTTGAGCATGAAGTAGGAACAAAAAGTGTGGCGGAGGCTTCTGCATTAAAAGCGGGTTCTTGGTCAAATTTACCTGAAAATAACTTTTCACCTACCCTCATCGCCCCGAAACAAATTTTTAAACAAGAGGGCTTAAAAGGTGCGGTAACAGTAGCCATTGCCCTTTCTAATTTAGAGTATAATCCTCGTCAGGGTAAATTATATCTCATTGGTACAGGACCGGGTGCGATCGAATATCTCACTACGGCGGCAAAAACAGCCCTCAGAGACGCTGAAATTATTATCGGTTATGGTTTATATATTGATTTAATCAAACCTCTGTTGCACCCCTCACAAATTATTGAAACTTCAAATATTACTCAAGAAAAGCAAAGAGCAGAGAGAGCGATCGCACTAGCTCAATGGGGGTTGAAGGTAGCGGTAATTTCATCAGGAGATTGCGGAATTTACGGCATGGCGGGTTTAGTTTTAGAAATTTTAGCAAATCAAAACTGGGATGGAAAACAGCCCCCTATACAGGTCTTTTCTGGCATAACTGCAATGCAGAGCGTGGCGGCAAAAATTGGATCGCCCTTGATGCACGACTTTTGTGCCATTAGTTTAAGTGACTTACTTACTCCTTGGGATGTCATCGAAAAACGCCTTCACGCCGCCGCTACAGGAGATTTTATCACCGCCATTTATAATCCTCGCTCTCAAACCCGTCAACAGCAAATTATCACTGCCCAAAATATATTTTTACAATATCGCTCAGGGAATACCCCAGTTGCGATCGCACGTTCAGTAACAAGAGAAGATGAAAGTATAATTCTGACAACCCTAGAGGAAATGTTAAACCATCCCATTGATATGGTAACTACAGTCTTAATCGGGAATAGTAGTACAAAAAGATACCATGACTTATTGATTACTCCCAGAGGATATTTAGGGCAATGTTAA
- a CDS encoding M16 family metallopeptidase, which yields MTQTQKYIHKTILSNGITLVVTENPTTDIIAGKIFCRQAGSLWEAKHQAGLFHLLASVMAKGTRNLSSLEIAEKVESIGAALGTDTSSDYFLVSMKTITEDFPEIMALASEILRFPSFPLDEIALEKNITIQNIVSQKEQPFNVAFSQLRQMIYGQHPYGFSLLGTEETVANLIQDDLRFYHQQHFRPDRLVISLAGNIDLNSAVEVVEKVFGDWFPPEDALIKIDSLEQRELLSPKARSHHTSQDTQQSIIMMGYLVPEMTHPDYPVLKLLSTYLGNGLSSRLFVELREKRGLAYDVSAFYPTRVDKSQFVVYMGTAPHNADIAQEGLYNEIKRLRENPLTTEEIQTAKNKLLGQYALSKQTNGEFAQVFGWYETLGLGIEYDNIFPQKISSVTIEDIQRVAQEYLQDQFLCVSKVGPK from the coding sequence GTGACACAAACTCAAAAGTATATTCACAAAACGATATTAAGTAATGGTATTACCCTAGTGGTAACGGAAAACCCCACCACGGATATTATTGCAGGAAAAATTTTTTGTCGTCAGGCGGGTAGTTTATGGGAAGCAAAACATCAGGCTGGATTGTTTCATCTTTTAGCTAGTGTCATGGCTAAGGGCACTCGGAATTTATCTTCTTTGGAAATTGCAGAGAAGGTAGAGTCTATTGGGGCGGCACTAGGCACGGATACTTCTAGTGATTATTTTTTAGTCAGTATGAAGACTATTACAGAGGATTTTCCTGAAATTATGGCTTTAGCCTCCGAAATTCTCCGTTTTCCCTCTTTTCCTCTGGATGAGATTGCACTAGAAAAGAATATTACAATACAAAATATTGTGTCTCAAAAAGAACAACCTTTTAATGTGGCTTTTTCCCAATTACGTCAGATGATTTATGGGCAACATCCCTATGGTTTTTCTCTTTTGGGAACAGAAGAAACGGTGGCAAATTTGATTCAGGACGATTTAAGATTTTATCATCAACAACATTTTAGACCAGATCGTTTAGTTATTAGTTTAGCGGGAAATATTGACTTAAATAGTGCGGTGGAGGTTGTGGAAAAAGTCTTTGGTGATTGGTTTCCCCCCGAAGATGCCCTTATCAAGATTGATTCCCTTGAGCAAAGAGAGTTATTATCACCCAAGGCTCGATCTCACCATACTTCCCAAGACACTCAACAGTCTATTATTATGATGGGCTATCTTGTGCCAGAAATGACACACCCCGATTATCCCGTGTTAAAGTTATTGAGTACTTATTTAGGAAATGGGCTTTCTAGCCGTTTGTTTGTGGAATTAAGAGAAAAAAGAGGTTTAGCTTACGATGTTTCGGCTTTTTATCCTACTAGGGTTGATAAGTCTCAATTTGTAGTCTATATGGGTACTGCCCCTCACAATGCAGACATTGCCCAAGAAGGTTTATACAATGAAATAAAAAGGTTAAGAGAAAATCCCCTCACCACAGAAGAAATCCAAACGGCAAAAAACAAATTATTAGGGCAATATGCTTTAAGTAAACAAACCAATGGAGAGTTTGCTCAAGTTTTTGGTTGGTACGAAACTTTAGGCTTAGGCATTGAATATGACAATATTTTCCCTCAAAAAATTAGTAGTGTAACCATTGAAGATATACAAAGAGTCGCTCAAGAATATTTACAAGATCAATTTTTGTGTGTTTCTAAAGTAGGTCCGAAATAA